A single Methanofastidiosum sp. DNA region contains:
- a CDS encoding TIGR02391 family protein, with product MLNYLVRISAVSRELARYDVSKLEEITGYRDQDGSYFISFKETHFSYLKFILDTKNLKDTEIEDMISRYSKIDEDSVRDAIGIIESSNIGKYKPPGKKESLLEIENRIFKSRNIFLKSKKDYLISAFNIFKEEFPNKIESKVGNSTDLDLWQIINPKIKDVSKNRFDDGHYADSVEAAFKEINSTVKKIVKTNKNQERDGKDLMFFAFSKDNPVITLKDPFNDLSDVDLLNIQEGFSYILAGSMQAIRNPKAHSNIEISKERAIHFIFLASLLMEKIEEALK from the coding sequence ATGTTGAATTATCTAGTCCGAATATCTGCTGTTAGTCGTGAATTAGCTAGATACGATGTTTCAAAGCTTGAAGAAATTACTGGCTATAGAGATCAAGATGGAAGCTATTTTATCTCTTTCAAAGAGACACATTTTTCTTATTTGAAATTTATCTTGGATACAAAAAATTTAAAAGATACAGAAATAGAAGACATGATTTCTAGATATTCTAAAATTGATGAAGATTCTGTGAGAGATGCCATTGGGATTATAGAATCATCAAATATTGGCAAATACAAACCACCTGGGAAAAAAGAATCACTTCTTGAAATTGAAAATCGTATTTTTAAAAGTAGAAATATTTTCTTAAAATCTAAAAAAGATTATCTAATTAGTGCTTTCAATATTTTTAAAGAAGAATTCCCTAATAAAATTGAATCTAAAGTCGGCAATTCAACAGATTTAGACTTATGGCAGATAATTAACCCAAAAATAAAAGATGTATCTAAAAATCGTTTCGACGATGGGCATTATGCAGATAGTGTCGAAGCCGCATTTAAAGAGATAAATTCAACAGTTAAAAAGATTGTAAAAACTAATAAAAATCAAGAAAGAGATGGAAAGGATTTAATGTTTTTTGCCTTCTCAAAAGATAATCCTGTAATAACTTTAAAAGATCCTTTTAATGATTTATCTGATGTAGATTTATTAAATATTCAAGAGGGATTTTCCTATATTCTTGCAGGCTCAATGCAAGCAATAAGAAATCCTAAAGCTCATTCGAATATCGAAATATCAAAGGAAAGAGCAATTCATTTCATTTTCTTGGCGAGCCTTTTGATGGAAAAGATTGAAGAAGCTTTAAAATAA
- a CDS encoding DUF1232 domain-containing protein has protein sequence MEWYYIALIVILGLFFLIALVVYLLRYRIVNWIMASVLGVYVASPIDLIPDIPIVGWGDDILAIIGIVGFVINGIIMEFKNKKKNRIIDFSDNIYADESGFLRFKSNNQLVPKNIIEKKSKFSFLKKSEDNIIQRRSLCKICGSGVEETELYCKKCGSKLNINGEYEN, from the coding sequence ATGGAATGGTATTATATTGCTCTTATTGTTATTTTGGGATTATTCTTTTTAATCGCTCTTGTAGTTTACTTACTACGTTACAGAATAGTAAATTGGATTATGGCATCTGTGTTAGGCGTATATGTCGCTTCACCTATTGATTTAATTCCTGATATTCCTATTGTAGGATGGGGCGATGATATTTTGGCAATAATCGGAATAGTTGGGTTTGTTATTAATGGAATTATTATGGAATTCAAAAATAAAAAGAAGAATAGAATAATAGATTTTAGCGATAACATATATGCAGATGAAAGTGGTTTCCTGAGATTCAAAAGTAACAATCAATTAGTTCCTAAAAACATTATAGAGAAAAAATCAAAATTTAGTTTTTTAAAAAAATCAGAGGATAATATAATTCAAAGAAGGTCTTTATGTAAGATTTGTGGTTCCGGTGTTGAAGAAACTGAATTATATTGTAAAAAATGCGGTTCTAAGCTAAATATTAATGGAGAATATGAAAACTAA
- a CDS encoding HNH endonuclease encodes MFWKKRKKTDNSKLDISNKIYKDKKGYPRFKDTGKLVHIAVKEKQLGGKVYPDGVVHHKDGNKNNFSRDNLIVMSRSEHSKLHYHEQKANEIKSKYSLFNNKKKNNLNK; translated from the coding sequence ATGTTTTGGAAAAAAAGAAAGAAAACAGATAATTCAAAATTAGATATTTCGAATAAGATCTATAAAGATAAAAAAGGATACCCTAGATTTAAGGATACTGGAAAACTTGTCCATATTGCAGTTAAAGAAAAACAGTTGGGCGGAAAAGTATACCCCGATGGAGTTGTTCACCATAAAGATGGAAATAAAAATAATTTCAGCAGAGATAATTTAATCGTGATGTCAAGAAGCGAACATTCAAAATTACACTACCACGAACAAAAGGCCAATGAAATAAAATCAAAATATAGCCTATTCAACAATAAAAAGAAAAATAATCTAAATAAATGA
- a CDS encoding HEAT repeat domain-containing protein — MSKNIHFPQFDEDERKAIAKNGSTTPGTLKKLAKDESEYVRYEVANNSNTDQDTLKELSEDPDEGIRGSVASHDNLDLETLDRLSRDSSTTVRMSVACNEKTPTKTMDTLSKDRKSDVRWKVAMHTKNQEILRRLSKDTDKGVREEVAFNEETHLDILAELSKDIDKDVREAVSKNESYLRSTKSKNNN; from the coding sequence ATGAGTAAGAACATACATTTTCCCCAATTTGATGAGGATGAAAGGAAAGCAATTGCAAAAAATGGATCTACAACCCCAGGAACGTTAAAAAAATTGGCCAAAGATGAATCAGAATATGTCAGGTACGAGGTTGCTAATAACTCTAATACAGACCAAGATACTTTGAAAGAGTTAAGCGAAGATCCAGATGAAGGAATAAGAGGCAGTGTTGCATCTCATGATAATTTAGATTTAGAAACATTGGATCGTTTGTCCAGAGATTCTAGTACAACGGTTAGAATGTCTGTAGCCTGCAATGAAAAAACTCCTACCAAAACGATGGATACCCTTTCAAAAGATAGAAAATCGGACGTAAGATGGAAAGTTGCAATGCATACAAAAAATCAAGAGATATTACGAAGATTATCAAAAGACACAGATAAAGGCGTAAGAGAAGAAGTTGCCTTTAATGAAGAAACTCATTTAGATATTTTGGCTGAATTATCAAAAGACATTGATAAAGACGTAAGAGAAGCTGTTTCTAAGAATGAATCTTATCTTAGGAGCACCAAAAGCAAAAATAACAATTAA
- a CDS encoding ECF transporter S component, producing MAIAILLFGGGLVFDESRTIVKLWPYEIIGIFVLVIFSFVYQFEKKEFSTKQLTLIAMLSGISAVLRIPFSNFQGIQPCTTLIICSGLVYGPIAGFFVGALTPFVSNFFLGHGPWTPLQMIGWGLPGLAAGYLGKKDINFKFIMVFAIAWGFLYGWIMNIWHFAFFVKPHTFETFVRTYVLSIGWDVSHAFGNGLFMAIIGERTIKILTRYKKRFTIERM from the coding sequence GTGGCAATAGCTATACTCCTTTTTGGCGGAGGCTTAGTATTTGATGAGTCTAGGACAATAGTTAAGCTCTGGCCATATGAGATAATAGGTATTTTTGTCCTTGTGATATTTTCTTTTGTATACCAGTTTGAAAAAAAAGAGTTCAGCACAAAGCAGCTTACGCTTATAGCAATGCTTTCTGGGATATCGGCAGTCTTAAGAATTCCATTTTCTAATTTTCAAGGGATACAGCCTTGTACGACACTGATCATCTGTTCCGGACTTGTCTATGGCCCTATTGCAGGTTTTTTCGTGGGGGCTTTGACGCCATTTGTCTCAAACTTCTTTTTAGGGCATGGTCCATGGACACCCCTACAGATGATAGGCTGGGGGCTCCCAGGGCTCGCAGCAGGTTACCTTGGTAAAAAAGATATTAACTTTAAATTCATTATGGTGTTTGCAATCGCTTGGGGATTTCTCTACGGCTGGATAATGAATATTTGGCACTTTGCCTTTTTTGTGAAACCACACACATTTGAAACTTTTGTTAGGACTTATGTCCTTAGTATCGGGTGGGATGTTAGCCATGCATTTGGCAATGGATTATTCATGGCAATAATAGGCGAAAGGACAATTAAGATTCTAACAAGATACAAGAAAAGATTTACAATTGAAAGAATGTAG
- a CDS encoding energy-coupling factor transporter ATPase: MIKFNDFSFYYPDSLKPSLDKINVEIEEGEFLVITGPSGGGKSTFLRSINGLVPNFYGGKIKGEVIVHGKNASETPTNQMSELVGMVFQDPENQLISNRVEREIAFGMENLCFPNELMKKRIEEALDAVNISRLRNRTTSELSGGQKQKVAIASALAMHPSILLLDEPTSELDPRSAEEVLNVIEKINDELGLTILLVEHRLERVIHHVDRMLMIDGGKLIYDGSPRKIKSAHIENWKVGLPPVTRLSLHFKDKIANNGIPLTVKEARLALKDVLINPKKNIAWERKNSSGKVSISMEKVFFSYDGEKDVLKNISFKVYEGDMIALMGKNASGKTTLVKLMNGLVKQRKGKIELFGKKINDYSLDELIQKVGIVFQDPNLHLFNDTVQEEVAFVLRNLGMEKELIDKKVEGILRRFKIYQYRNSYPHDLSGGERQRVALASVLVSEPEILILDEPTRGMDYYLKKELISYLKEKAKTVIVVTHDVETAAEFADRVVLLSEGNIISDGNKRDVLSKALLFSPQINRLVQPYAKYGIPDDTLTVEEILKVIE, encoded by the coding sequence ATGATTAAGTTCAATGATTTTTCTTTTTATTATCCTGATTCCCTAAAGCCCTCTCTTGACAAGATAAATGTTGAGATAGAGGAAGGGGAGTTTTTAGTCATAACAGGCCCATCAGGGGGTGGGAAGTCAACTTTCCTTAGGTCAATAAACGGTCTCGTCCCTAATTTCTATGGCGGGAAGATAAAGGGCGAGGTAATAGTCCACGGCAAGAATGCTTCAGAAACTCCAACTAACCAGATGTCAGAGCTCGTCGGTATGGTCTTCCAAGACCCTGAAAATCAGCTGATATCTAACAGAGTGGAAAGGGAGATTGCCTTTGGGATGGAAAATTTATGCTTTCCAAATGAGCTTATGAAAAAGAGGATAGAAGAGGCGCTTGACGCTGTTAATATCTCAAGGCTTAGGAATAGGACAACATCAGAACTTTCAGGGGGGCAAAAGCAAAAGGTTGCAATAGCATCCGCACTTGCAATGCACCCAAGCATACTCTTGCTTGACGAGCCCACATCAGAGCTTGACCCAAGAAGCGCTGAAGAGGTGCTAAACGTTATAGAAAAGATTAACGATGAGCTCGGCCTTACAATACTTTTAGTCGAGCACAGGTTAGAGAGGGTCATTCACCACGTAGATAGGATGCTCATGATCGACGGCGGCAAACTGATCTATGACGGGAGCCCCAGAAAAATAAAATCAGCCCACATAGAGAACTGGAAAGTCGGACTTCCTCCAGTGACAAGGCTATCGCTTCACTTCAAGGACAAAATAGCAAACAACGGGATACCCCTCACAGTAAAGGAAGCTAGGCTTGCCCTAAAAGACGTCTTGATTAATCCAAAGAAAAATATCGCTTGGGAGAGGAAAAATAGCTCTGGGAAAGTTTCCATTTCCATGGAGAAAGTTTTCTTTTCATATGACGGCGAAAAGGATGTTTTGAAAAATATTTCATTTAAAGTTTACGAGGGGGATATGATAGCGCTCATGGGTAAAAATGCGAGCGGTAAAACTACCCTTGTAAAGCTTATGAACGGTCTTGTAAAGCAGAGAAAGGGGAAGATAGAGCTATTTGGAAAAAAGATCAATGATTATTCATTAGATGAGCTCATCCAAAAAGTTGGCATAGTATTCCAGGATCCTAACTTGCACCTTTTCAACGACACTGTCCAGGAGGAAGTTGCATTTGTATTAAGGAATCTTGGCATGGAAAAAGAGTTGATAGATAAGAAGGTAGAGGGGATACTCAGGCGATTTAAGATATATCAGTACAGAAACAGCTATCCCCATGATCTCTCGGGCGGGGAGCGGCAGAGGGTCGCACTTGCATCAGTCTTAGTTTCAGAGCCCGAGATACTGATACTAGATGAGCCTACAAGGGGCATGGACTACTACTTGAAAAAAGAGCTGATTTCTTACCTAAAGGAAAAGGCCAAGACTGTCATAGTGGTGACGCATGACGTTGAGACTGCGGCAGAATTTGCGGATAGAGTTGTCCTACTAAGCGAAGGTAACATAATTTCTGATGGCAATAAGAGAGACGTACTATCAAAGGCACTGCTCTTCTCTCCGCAAATTAATAGGTTGGTGCAGCCCTACGCTAAATATGGCATTCCTGACGATACCTTGACAGTTGAGGAAATATTAAAGGTGATCGAATAA
- a CDS encoding energy-coupling factor transporter transmembrane component T, whose amino-acid sequence MLELVYKRKRSVFHDASPFLKMSWLFSILMISIIFEHPIILFIIFLSSLLMALMSKIFSDWARVMKLVVFFVPFVILFNLLVNANGETVLWQLPFRIPIFGILNITLEELAFSLTMCIRIAAILGAFAVLNLTTDPDDLLIAVTKLRLPYKSVVVTSLSTKFVPVLFSDLKNIQEAQRSRGVDFSKGKLFDRIKKYGAIFFPLLSKSLDRSVQIAESMETRGFGRYEKRSFYKDTKISASDILLIFVSIAPLIISLFMVSQGIGVFKFYQRIDSLVKSNSEAYYILAILLVQVFLLPLLKIKEMMTYD is encoded by the coding sequence ATGCTCGAACTTGTCTACAAAAGAAAAAGGTCAGTCTTCCATGACGCCTCGCCATTTTTGAAAATGTCATGGCTTTTTTCCATACTTATGATTTCTATCATCTTTGAGCACCCTATAATCCTGTTTATAATATTCCTATCTTCACTGCTTATGGCTTTGATGTCAAAAATATTCTCCGATTGGGCAAGGGTAATGAAACTTGTCGTGTTCTTTGTCCCTTTCGTTATACTGTTTAATCTTTTGGTGAATGCTAATGGCGAGACGGTGCTTTGGCAGTTGCCTTTTAGGATCCCCATATTTGGCATACTAAATATTACCTTAGAAGAGCTCGCCTTTTCACTCACAATGTGTATAAGGATTGCTGCAATCTTAGGTGCTTTTGCAGTCCTGAATCTCACAACAGACCCAGACGACCTTTTGATTGCAGTCACAAAACTTAGGCTGCCATACAAGTCTGTAGTTGTAACATCCCTCTCAACAAAGTTTGTCCCTGTCCTGTTTTCTGACCTAAAGAATATACAGGAGGCCCAGAGGTCAAGGGGTGTTGACTTCTCAAAAGGAAAGCTTTTTGATCGAATAAAAAAATACGGCGCCATATTCTTCCCCCTTCTTTCAAAGAGCCTCGATAGGAGTGTCCAGATCGCAGAGTCCATGGAGACAAGGGGATTTGGGAGGTATGAAAAGCGAAGCTTCTATAAGGATACTAAAATTTCTGCTTCGGACATACTTCTAATATTTGTATCAATTGCGCCCCTAATTATCTCGCTCTTTATGGTGTCCCAAGGTATTGGAGTCTTTAAGTTCTACCAAAGGATAGACTCCCTGGTAAAATCAAATTCTGAAGCATATTATATCTTAGCCATCCTCCTAGTCCAAGTATTCCTATTGCCCTTGCTAAAAATCAAAGAGATGATGACATATGATTAA
- a CDS encoding S-layer protein, whose protein sequence is MKGIKFRNFYILFVFLILFVQLPSPFIAESIGNVQSAFSNGTVFVTGKSANSLDLLTRDTVSKSFKEMGVLSTNSLDFEAPSNKQLVVVGGPVINSKTKELNDIFGIKYEETQDRVLITAKDLTLSKAKIGSGEDIGIIYFGKSNNSNVLMLWGASREGTFAAGLILEDQANLQKYGNSQFLLLKWKDNNGDQFVQKDEITITSEAPAISVSTTTTEDKNNVTVNITADFGNSYTKEWKDVKVSKDSTIFDAMKASGMKFDYNIQSLGVFVTSIEGLAENRSTGRYWQYWINNDYSQLGISNIKVANGMRIEWKYTDSFQN, encoded by the coding sequence ATGAAAGGGATAAAGTTTAGGAATTTCTATATACTATTTGTATTTCTGATATTATTTGTGCAGTTGCCATCTCCATTTATTGCAGAGAGTATAGGCAACGTGCAATCTGCATTCTCCAATGGTACAGTCTTTGTAACGGGGAAGAGTGCAAACTCGCTTGACCTTCTTACAAGGGATACTGTCTCAAAAAGCTTCAAAGAAATGGGTGTTTTAAGCACAAATTCTTTGGACTTTGAAGCACCTTCCAATAAGCAGCTTGTTGTTGTAGGTGGGCCAGTAATTAATTCCAAGACAAAGGAACTAAATGATATTTTTGGAATAAAGTATGAGGAAACTCAAGATAGAGTATTGATTACTGCAAAAGACCTTACTCTATCTAAAGCAAAAATAGGCTCTGGGGAAGACATAGGGATCATCTACTTTGGGAAGTCAAATAACTCAAATGTCCTGATGCTATGGGGCGCGTCAAGGGAAGGTACTTTTGCAGCAGGGCTTATTCTAGAAGATCAGGCAAACTTACAGAAATACGGGAACTCACAGTTTCTACTATTAAAGTGGAAGGATAATAACGGTGACCAGTTTGTTCAAAAAGATGAGATAACTATCACCTCAGAAGCGCCTGCAATCTCAGTTTCTACAACTACTACAGAAGACAAAAACAATGTAACAGTTAATATCACAGCTGACTTTGGGAACAGTTACACCAAAGAATGGAAGGATGTGAAAGTTTCAAAAGACTCTACAATCTTTGATGCGATGAAGGCTTCTGGAATGAAGTTTGACTACAATATACAGTCACTGGGGGTCTTTGTTACTTCCATAGAAGGTCTTGCTGAAAACAGGTCCACTGGAAGATACTGGCAGTACTGGATTAACAATGACTATTCGCAACTAGGTATTTCCAATATTAAAGTGGCTAACGGCATGAGAATCGAGTGGAAATACACAGATTCGTTCCAAAATTAA
- a CDS encoding DNA methyltransferase, producing the protein MDKIKQTTLTGGYKEENLDYSNPKKIKRKLKEYEVDMGERGIYNKKNKLNDLTGKEWTYFINSVQITDFANNQDEYELWKFLQTSIIETKYSTKGEDSFGHNLRKTHPSPKPPQLMRDLIAFFTKSNSWILDPFMGVGGTLLGASLLPERNAIGIDLEKSFIRIYEDVCKQEKLKKQITICDDSRNILKIKEIENMKFDLILTDPPYANMLSRKRTGGDRKDKGAFTNDDRDLGNMSYESFFVELRDIIEKSVSLLKNKGYLVIFCKDMQPTDKHHNLVHAEIVEEFIKIPNLNFKGYKIWYDKTINLYPYGYPFSYVSNQLHQFILIFRKEEKNAT; encoded by the coding sequence ATGGATAAAATTAAACAAACAACATTGACCGGCGGATATAAAGAAGAAAATTTAGATTACTCTAATCCCAAGAAAATAAAGAGAAAATTAAAAGAATATGAAGTTGATATGGGGGAAAGAGGGATATATAACAAGAAAAATAAACTAAACGATTTAACTGGAAAAGAGTGGACTTATTTCATCAATTCTGTTCAAATAACTGATTTTGCCAATAATCAAGACGAATATGAATTATGGAAATTCTTACAAACTTCTATTATAGAAACTAAATACTCAACTAAAGGAGAAGATTCTTTTGGACATAATCTTAGAAAAACTCACCCTTCACCAAAACCCCCTCAATTAATGAGAGATCTTATTGCATTCTTTACAAAATCAAATAGTTGGATATTGGACCCTTTTATGGGTGTAGGCGGAACCTTACTAGGAGCTTCATTACTACCTGAAAGGAATGCTATTGGAATTGATCTTGAAAAAAGCTTTATTAGGATATATGAAGATGTTTGCAAACAAGAAAAATTAAAAAAACAAATAACTATATGTGATGATTCAAGAAATATTTTAAAAATTAAAGAAATAGAAAATATGAAATTCGACCTCATATTAACAGATCCACCTTACGCAAATATGCTTTCTCGTAAAAGAACAGGAGGCGATAGAAAGGATAAAGGGGCATTTACTAATGATGATAGAGATTTAGGCAACATGTCTTATGAATCTTTTTTTGTTGAATTAAGAGATATTATAGAAAAATCAGTTTCATTGCTCAAAAACAAAGGATATTTAGTTATTTTTTGTAAAGATATGCAACCCACAGATAAACACCATAATTTGGTCCATGCTGAAATAGTCGAAGAATTTATTAAAATACCTAATTTAAATTTTAAAGGTTATAAAATATGGTATGATAAGACCATTAATCTTTATCCATATGGGTATCCCTTTTCTTATGTATCAAATCAACTACATCAATTTATTCTAATATTTAGAAAGGAAGAAAAAAATGCCACCTAA
- a CDS encoding DNA adenine methylase, with protein sequence MRYIGNKQNLLEFIYSVVTENCINEKVFCDIFSGTTSVAKYFKERDYTVISNDFMEYSYVFQKAYISNNNVPTFEGLKSEVNIASLQDAINFLNEIPGIKGFIYNNFSKEGTKNKKHERNYFSSENAQKIDAIREQIQIWYEENKITENEFYILLTSLLEIIPSISNISGTYGAFLKIDDPRKFKKLNLEIPRLIFKGKNHRVYKKDSNLLIKEIESDILYIDPPYNSRQYAPNYHVLETIAVWDKKIKDNKTGLRDYIYQKSEYCLKNKCISAFEYLINNAKCKYILFSYNSEGIIPYNEIIRILSKKGEIKIYTKEYRRFKSNSNGTNEKKILKEYIFYCNVRRE encoded by the coding sequence ATGAGATATATAGGAAATAAACAAAATTTATTAGAGTTTATATATTCAGTTGTTACCGAAAATTGTATTAATGAAAAAGTTTTTTGTGATATTTTTAGTGGAACAACTAGTGTTGCTAAATATTTTAAAGAGAGAGATTATACGGTGATTTCTAATGATTTTATGGAGTATTCTTATGTGTTTCAAAAAGCGTATATTTCAAATAATAATGTTCCAACTTTTGAAGGACTTAAATCTGAAGTAAATATTGCTTCTCTTCAAGACGCAATTAATTTTCTTAACGAAATACCCGGAATAAAAGGATTTATATATAATAATTTTTCTAAAGAAGGAACAAAAAATAAAAAACATGAAAGAAATTATTTTTCTTCTGAGAATGCTCAGAAAATAGATGCAATCAGGGAACAAATTCAAATTTGGTATGAAGAAAATAAAATTACAGAAAATGAATTTTATATTTTACTAACATCACTCCTTGAAATAATTCCATCAATTTCAAATATATCTGGAACGTATGGCGCTTTTCTGAAAATTGATGATCCGCGTAAATTTAAGAAACTTAATTTAGAAATACCGAGACTAATATTTAAAGGCAAAAATCATAGAGTATATAAAAAAGACAGTAACTTACTAATCAAAGAAATAGAATCAGACATTCTATACATTGACCCCCCTTACAATTCAAGGCAATACGCACCAAATTATCACGTACTTGAGACTATTGCAGTTTGGGATAAAAAAATAAAAGATAATAAAACAGGATTGAGAGACTATATATACCAGAAATCAGAATATTGTTTAAAAAATAAATGTATTTCCGCATTTGAATATCTAATAAATAACGCAAAGTGTAAATATATATTATTTAGTTATAATTCAGAAGGTATTATTCCTTATAACGAAATAATTAGAATTCTATCGAAAAAAGGTGAGATAAAAATATATACGAAAGAATATAGAAGATTCAAAAGTAATTCAAATGGAACTAATGAAAAGAAAATATTAAAAGAGTATATTTTTTATTGTAATGTTAGACGGGAATAA